The following is a genomic window from Streptomyces sp. NBC_01381.
GCCAAACCCCCTGAGGTGAATTCCTCGTCCCGTGCGCGAGGGGGCCTCAAAATGTCACCGCGCCGGAACCTTGCACAGTTGCCATTCCGGCCATAGCGGGCGCGCACCAGGGCTCTCGCCCTGCCCCATTCGCCTCCCTTGAGGGGGCGTGCGGGGTGGTACGCGGTGGGGTGTGACGGGCGTCCGCGGAGCGGAAAATGGCGTGCGTCCCGACGTGCGCAGCGCACACACTGTTCGTACCGGACCTCGCGCACCTGCGCGCCCCACTCGAACACCCCCAAGGAGCCCCTGCGTGCAGGCTGCTGTCAGCGTCACTCCCGCCAGGATTCCCGAGCTGCTGCTCGGGCTCGCCACGGTGCGGCCCGTTTTCATCTGGGGCGCGCCCGGCATCGGAAAGTCGTCCCTGGTACGGAAGTTCGCGGACTCCCTCGGCCTGGAGTGTGTGAGCCTGCTGGGTACGCAGCTGGCTCCTGAGGACCTCATCGGCGTACCGCAGATCCGTGACGGCCGTTCGGTGTTCTGCCCGCCGGAGTCGATCGCGCGGGACGAGCCGTACTGCCTGTTCCTCGACGAGCTGAACGCGGCGACGCCGGACGTCCAGAAGGCGTTCTACTCGCTGATCCTGGACCGGCGCATCGGCAACTACGAACTGCCCGAGGGCTCGATCGTCATCGGCGCGGGCAACCGTGCCACGGACAACGCGCTCGCGCGTCCGATCTCGTCCGCGCTGGTCAACCGGCTTGCACATGTGCACCTTTCGGCATCCGTGACGGACTGGCTGGGGTGGGCTGCGGGCCACGGCATCCACCCCTGGATCACGGACTACCTGACCGACCGGCCCGACCACCTGTGGTCGAAGCCGCCGAAGACGGAAGAGCCGTTCTCCACGCCCCGGTCCTGGCACATGCTGTCCGACGCGCTGCACTCGTTCGGGCCGACGCTGGACGAGGAGACCCTGAAGGTCGTCGCGCACGGGACGCTGACGCCGGGGCACGCGGTCGCCTTCTGCGGATACGTCAAGGTCGTGCGGAGCCGGTTCGGGCTCGACGCGATCCTGAAGGGCGACGCGGGGTGGCCTCATCGCCTGGAGGAGCGGGACCTCCTCTACTACCTCGCGGAGTCCTTCCGGGGGCGCCTGGCGAAGGAACTCCCCGCGGCCAAGGAGCACGCGTCGCCGTCCGTCCGCCAGACCGCGTACCGGGCCAAGTCGTTGCTTGTGCAGCTGGCGGAGATCTCGGTGGAGGTCGCCCAGACGGTCATCGCGGACGACGCGGACGGCAATCCGCTGCTGCCGGCGTGGTTCCTGGTGGAGGCGGCGAGGGACATGCCGCGGTTGGTGGAGGCGAGGCGGTGACTCTGTGTCAAGTTTTCAGCCCGTCGAGGGGGTCCCCCCTGCTCTTTAAGAGCTTGGGGGAGTTTGAGGACGAACTCGGCGGAGCCGGTGATGACGGCACGCAAGCTTCCCAGGAGTGACCCCGCATGACCCGCCCCCGCAAGGACAAGAACCCCCGCCCCGACCCCGCAACAGAGGCCTACCTCAAGGGACTTGCCATGGTGCGGAGCAACCCCGCCCTGGACTCCCTGGAAGCGGACTTCTGCCGGAGCGGCTGTCGCGTCGCGCCCCCGCGAGGCCACGCCCGCGTCGACTCCGACGGCTGCGTGCACGTCCACCCCACCCGC
Proteins encoded in this region:
- a CDS encoding ATP-binding protein, yielding MQAAVSVTPARIPELLLGLATVRPVFIWGAPGIGKSSLVRKFADSLGLECVSLLGTQLAPEDLIGVPQIRDGRSVFCPPESIARDEPYCLFLDELNAATPDVQKAFYSLILDRRIGNYELPEGSIVIGAGNRATDNALARPISSALVNRLAHVHLSASVTDWLGWAAGHGIHPWITDYLTDRPDHLWSKPPKTEEPFSTPRSWHMLSDALHSFGPTLDEETLKVVAHGTLTPGHAVAFCGYVKVVRSRFGLDAILKGDAGWPHRLEERDLLYYLAESFRGRLAKELPAAKEHASPSVRQTAYRAKSLLVQLAEISVEVAQTVIADDADGNPLLPAWFLVEAARDMPRLVEARR